From Ascaphus truei isolate aAscTru1 chromosome 17, aAscTru1.hap1, whole genome shotgun sequence, the proteins below share one genomic window:
- the LOC142468429 gene encoding uncharacterized protein LOC142468429, translating into MEQVSSPGSASSTLLEEHHGDEDDEYDEDDATEETEIQSCDHEEVPIETVVPPNRPSTSTYDAIVASEGKIVDAENRRHSDMMTVLERMIGLQEETVSQLAHLHRVFIEVPKQLQKINTSFEALVVQQTQANYWRMTNVPQFNTSQPGSVHAGQFSPHSSDIHSPGPNVTGQVADIAVQVPDDILPLPSVQIQQQTPTKEATKTKQDTHETDQPSLVQCLPTCSHVSLGTSPVREQSLPKSPVGESLPKSPVGESLPKSPVGESLPKSPVGESLPTSPVGESLATSPVEFKSALPGIKSVKYKCQ; encoded by the exons atggaacaagtgtcttcacctgggtcagccagctcaacactactagaag aacatcatggtgatgaggatgatgagtatgatgaggatgacgccacagaagagactgaaatacaatcatgtgaccatgaagaggtgccaatagaaactgttgtaccgccaaatcgtccatcaacttccacatacgatgcaattgtagcttcagagggaaaaatagtggacgcagaaaatcgtcgccattcagacatgatgacagtgctggaaaggatgattggactgcaggaagaaacagtatcacaattggcacatctccacagagtcttcattgaagtgcctaaacagttgcaaaaaatcaacacctcattcgaagcattagttgttcagcaaacacaagctaattactggagaatgactaatgtaccacaattcaacacctcccagccaggatctgttcatgcaggtcagttttcaccacattcatctgatattcattcaccaggcccaaatgttaccggtcaagtagcagacattgctgtgcaggttcctgatgacatcctaccgctgccatctgtacaaattcagcagcagacacctacaaaggaggcgacaaaaacaaaacaagacacacatgaaacagaccaaccatcacttgtgcagtgtctaccaacttgctcacatgtgtcactgggcacaagccctgtccgtgaacagtcactacccaaaagccctgtaggtgagtcgctgcccaaaagccctgtaggtgaatcgctgcccaaaagccctgtaggtgagtcgctgcccaaaagccctgtaggtgaatcactgcccacaagccctgtaggtgagtcactggccacaagccctgtag